In Bacteroides sp., the sequence CGTCCTGCCAGCCCGATACATACGGCTCCGATACCCAGCACCACATTCCAGAAAGTGCCAAAAATAGCGCTGTATTTAAGCTTCACGGGGTCTTTAATGGACATATAACGAACCACAATATGCGGCTGCCCCGGCGACCCCAGACCAATGGCAAGAAAACCAATGATGACTCCGGCTCCCAGTGAAACAGGATCAAGGTATGCCGGGTTGAGTTGATGCAACAACTGGTTCATGGTCGCCAAGCCGCCAAGCTGGATGATGCCTATTACCGGGAGAACCACCAGTCCAACCAGCATGATAAGGGCCCTCACCACATCGTTGTATGCCACCGCCACAAAACCGCCCAGAACCATATACACCAGGATAAGCAGCCCCGATATGGCCAGGGAGAGCACCATGGGCAAGTCGAGTGCTGTAGAAAGGGATTTGGCGCCTGCATTGAATTGTGCGGCCACATAGGCAGTTATGAAAATACCGATGATAATAACCCCCGCGATACGCAGCCAACCCGAACGGTCATTGAAGCGCGACTCAAAATAATCTAAGAGGGTAATGGATTCCATGGTCTGGGTCTCTTTGCGCAGTTTTCTGCCCAGGTAAATGAATTGCCAGGCTTCCACCAGGGTGTACCCAACAATGGCCCATATGGCACTAACCCCCGAGACATAAGCCATGCCGCTTACCCCAAGCACCAGCCAGGACGAGCGCCCCGAAGAAACCGCGGACAAGCCCACAACAAAGGCATTCATTGATCGGCCTCCGATAAAAAAGTCAGACTGGCTGCGGGTCCTCAGAAGGGCAAGCAGACCTACCAGCACAGGAAACAATAACGTCAGTAAAAAGACAACCAGCGCAATGGGATTGCTGAGTTTATCATAAATATTTTCTACCATCGATTGACAAGCTTATTTGCTTTTCAAAAAACTTCCCCTCAAAAGTATAAAAACCACTGAAAAAAAATAAAGGTCAGCGAATTATTCCCGGCATAATTCAAGCTTCAATCAGCATAGAGAAAAATCTCTAATTGCCTGAAAACAAGATTTTCTTTTACACCAAAATATAGAAAAACTATAATAGAACGTGTATGAGGCTGAAAAACCAGAAAATCACAGCTCAACCAGGAAGCCTTTTTATACGAAAAAGTTCACTTGTCCTTTCAGAATAAGAAACACTTTTTAGGCGGAAGATGTCTGTACTAAACTATAAATCAACTTATTAAGTAAATATTTAATTTATCTTAAAAAATTATTTATTCATTAGACAATTTCCTGCCTGCTTCATACCATGGTCGTACCATGGTCGTGTCTGGTTCGAGTACACACGACCATGGCAGGACTTTGGTAGGTCGAAGCAGGGTAAGAGCCCGAAAAAAATTGGGATAATGCAGGGATGTGAGAATTTGAGGATTAGAGGTCAAATCATCCAGCAATTGATCGTTGGTTTTTTCAAAGAAAAAAAAAAGCAAAAACAAAAGCAATCCCCTGAAAAAAGGAATCTTTCCAGGGGATTGCTGCCCAACCCTTATTAAGCTGGTGATTTTTTATTTTTTCTCGGGGAAGAGGTCTTCCAGGATTCGCTCGAGTAATCCTTTTCGGCGGGTATCGCGTTTTCTATCAGGTCTTTCGCGTGGAAAATCTTCGGGTTTACCAAATATCATTTCCAGAATATTTGGCTGTGGCAGGGAGTCAAGGTACATCGGGCAGTTTAGCAGCTCTGCAAGGTCCTCCGGGAGGGGTTCAAATTGTCCTTCCATAAAGGGACGGGTGCGGCTGTTCTGGAGCATACTTCCGTGATAATCGCCCCATATGGGCACCGCCGATCGTGAAGAGCCAAACGGCAGGGGGTAAACCTGGTTAAACGAAGGATTTTCAAGGCCTACCCACACCCCGGTAACCAGCTTTGGGGTATATCCCACAAACCAGCTGTCGCTGTTGTTTTGGGTTGTTCCAGTTTTGCCTGCAAGCTCATAATCAAAACCGATGCGGGTTCTGAGAGAAGCTGCCGTCCCCACGTTCACAACGCTTTTCATCATCTGGGTCATTATCAGGGAAGTTTCCTGGCTCAGTACAGGGTCTTTAGCTGGGGGTGAAGGTGCTTTGAACAGGGTTTTTCCTGCAGCGTCCTCAATGCGAAGAATATAACGAGGCTCAACGGGAATGCCCTTATTAGCAAAGATGCTGTAAGCTTTGGTAAGGTCGAGCAGCGACACTTCAGCGGTGCCCAGGGCCAGTGAAGGCACGGCCGGAAGCCTGCCCTGTATGCCAGCGGCGCGGGCCAGGTCAATGACCCCGCTGAAACCCGCATCAACAATGTATTTTGCCGAAACAGTATTCACCGAATAGGTCAGCGCGCCCTCCATGCTGTAAAAGCCATCATAAATGCCGTCATGGTTCTGAGGGCTCCAGTTCTCGTATTCTTCAAAAATGGGTGCTTCATTCGATACCATTTCACAGGGATCGGTACCATTTTCGAGGGCGGCGGCATAAACAAAAGGCTTGAAAGCAGATCCTGCCTGCCGGACAGAGGCCACCTGGTCGTACTGGAAGAAGCGAATGTTATTGCCCCCGATCCAGGCCTTAATATTGCCCGTAAAAGGATCGATGGATACCAAACCACCGTGTACAACCTTCTGGGAAGCAAAAATGGAGTCCATAGGACTAATTGAAACGGTCTTGCCGCCATCCCAGTCGAAGACCAGGGTGTTGACAGGCTCGCTGAAAGCTTCAATAATGTCGGGTTCATTCAAACCCGTTTTCTGCAGGGCGGCATAGCGGGACGAACGTTTCATTTCCTGGTTCAGTAATGCCCTGACCCTGGAGGACGATGCATTACGATAGTGGGCATCGGTGGCCTGCTGAAGCGATTTCATCTGACGGGAAAACGAACGTTCGGCCAGTCGCTGCAGGTTAAAATCGAGGGTCGTGTATATCTTCAGGCCATCGGTATAAAGGTTATAATCCGTTCCTTGTTGCTTGTTGTATTTTTCAATCCAATCCTGCAATTCGAGCCTGATCATTTCCCTGAAATAAGGAGCGGGACCGTGAATGTGGGAAAACGGGCTGTATTCGATGGTCAGAGGCAGGGCTTTTATCGAATCGGCCCGGTCCTGGCTTAAATGCCCGTACTTTTCCATTTGCGACAAGACTACATTACGGCGTTCGAGCGATGCCTCGGGGTTTGTGCGGGGGTTATAGGTGGAGGTCGCCTTGAGCATTCCTATCAGGGTGGCGGCCTCCTGGGCAAGCAGGTCGTGGGGATGTTTTGAAAAAAAACGCTGAGCCCCGGCTGAGATCCCAAAGACATTTTCGCCAAAAGGAACGGTATTGAGATAGAGATTCAAGATCTCATCCTTGGTATACACCTTTTCAAGCCGCCTGGCAATAATGCCTTCGCGGAATTTCTCGCCTACCAGCCAGAGAATGCCTCTTCGTTCGCGCGGATAAAGGTTTTTTGCCAGTTGTCTTGTAAGGGTACTGCCTCCGCCTGCACTGCGCTGCCCCATCAGGATATTTTTCACCAACACCCGGCCCATACTCCTGTAGTCGGTGCCGCCGTGCTCGTAAAAGCGAACATCTTCGGTGGAGATCAGGGCAGGGACCACAAATGGAGAGAGATCCGCCAAAGAAATGGCTGTACGGTCGTAAATGAAGTATTTTCCCAGCAACTGCCCTCTCTCAGCATAAATCTCGGAGGAATTGTTATTTTCCAGGCTTTTAAGGTCGCGTGTGTTGGGAACCTCTCCAAAGAAGCCAAGGCGAATCAGTCCCTGCAAGATGAGAAAGACAAGCAAGGCGAAACCAGCACCACCGGCCAGAATAATGAGCGCAATTTTCTTTGCCTTAGGCTTACTTTTTTTGGCTGATCGTGAAGATCGTTTTTTCAAGGTCACTATATTTTTTTCTTTCAGAT encodes:
- a CDS encoding transglycosylase domain-containing protein, whose protein sequence is MKKRSSRSAKKSKPKAKKIALIILAGGAGFALLVFLILQGLIRLGFFGEVPNTRDLKSLENNNSSEIYAERGQLLGKYFIYDRTAISLADLSPFVVPALISTEDVRFYEHGGTDYRSMGRVLVKNILMGQRSAGGGSTLTRQLAKNLYPRERRGILWLVGEKFREGIIARRLEKVYTKDEILNLYLNTVPFGENVFGISAGAQRFFSKHPHDLLAQEAATLIGMLKATSTYNPRTNPEASLERRNVVLSQMEKYGHLSQDRADSIKALPLTIEYSPFSHIHGPAPYFREMIRLELQDWIEKYNKQQGTDYNLYTDGLKIYTTLDFNLQRLAERSFSRQMKSLQQATDAHYRNASSSRVRALLNQEMKRSSRYAALQKTGLNEPDIIEAFSEPVNTLVFDWDGGKTVSISPMDSIFASQKVVHGGLVSIDPFTGNIKAWIGGNNIRFFQYDQVASVRQAGSAFKPFVYAAALENGTDPCEMVSNEAPIFEEYENWSPQNHDGIYDGFYSMEGALTYSVNTVSAKYIVDAGFSGVIDLARAAGIQGRLPAVPSLALGTAEVSLLDLTKAYSIFANKGIPVEPRYILRIEDAAGKTLFKAPSPPAKDPVLSQETSLIMTQMMKSVVNVGTAASLRTRIGFDYELAGKTGTTQNNSDSWFVGYTPKLVTGVWVGLENPSFNQVYPLPFGSSRSAVPIWGDYHGSMLQNSRTRPFMEGQFEPLPEDLAELLNCPMYLDSLPQPNILEMIFGKPEDFPRERPDRKRDTRRKGLLERILEDLFPEKK
- a CDS encoding sodium/proline symporter, whose protein sequence is MVENIYDKLSNPIALVVFLLTLLFPVLVGLLALLRTRSQSDFFIGGRSMNAFVVGLSAVSSGRSSWLVLGVSGMAYVSGVSAIWAIVGYTLVEAWQFIYLGRKLRKETQTMESITLLDYFESRFNDRSGWLRIAGVIIIGIFITAYVAAQFNAGAKSLSTALDLPMVLSLAISGLLILVYMVLGGFVAVAYNDVVRALIMLVGLVVLPVIGIIQLGGLATMNQLLHQLNPAYLDPVSLGAGVIIGFLAIGLGSPGQPHIVVRYMSIKDPVKLKYSAIFGTFWNVVLGIGAVCIGLAGRLLVPDIDALPDSDPEMIYLVLSSNYFGPVLYGLLVGGVFAAILSTADSQLLVVASTFARDLYEKVIHRKKEIDEKKKLRVGRLVLVLSGLLALVLAYSAQELVFWLVLFAWAGLGAAFGPALILSLFWKGSTKQGILAGMITGTLTTLIWWLWLKEPTGIYELIPAFALALLVAVVVSWLTREK